The stretch of DNA TGCCCCCATCAGCGCATCGCCGAGTGCCATCAGCACCAGCGTCAGAGTCTGTTCCTGGATCGGCTGGTCGCCAGGCATGTCGCCCTCCGCGAGCTCGTCGACCAGATCGTGGATCGCGGTCAGGATCGGGTCGAGCGCATCGGTATTCCCCGATAGGATCATCCAGCTCGCCAGCGCCCCTGCGCCGCCCTTGCCGAACGCGTCGAAGGTCATCTCCACCACCTCGCGCGGGTCGAGCTCACCCGCCCGCACGCGCAGCACCGCGGCGCCAATCGTGCCGACGATGTCAGCCGCCATCCGCGTGATCAGCGCAGTATGCAGCGCCTCCGCCGAGCCGAAATGGTGGAGCAGATTGGCGTGCGTCCGTCCGATCCTCCCGGCGACCGCCTTCAGCGTGACTGCACTGGGGCCGCTCTCGACGAGCAGGGCGCGTGCAGCCTCGACGGCGGCTTCACGCGATTCGGTAGGGGAGAGTCGCTTGCGCGGTGTTGACGTCACGGACCGGGGAACCTATTTACATCAATGTAAGTAACGAGTGTTCATTCCTGTTTGGAGGTTTCCGTGGCGAAAGCAACCACGCCTGCCGATCTGACGATCACGCCGCGCGACCGCCGCTTCGGCCGCGGTGCCGCGATTCGCCGCTGGTGGCTCAACGACGATCCGATCGCGACTGCGTTCTACAACGCGCTGTCGGTGACGTTTCCGAAGGGCGAGGGCTATTTCGTCGACAGCGTGCGGAAG from Sphingomonas faeni encodes:
- a CDS encoding TetR/AcrR family transcriptional regulator yields the protein MTSTPRKRLSPTESREAAVEAARALLVESGPSAVTLKAVAGRIGRTHANLLHHFGSAEALHTALITRMAADIVGTIGAAVLRVRAGELDPREVVEMTFDAFGKGGAGALASWMILSGNTDALDPILTAIHDLVDELAEGDMPGDQPIQEQTLTLVLMALGDALMGAPMARALGLPVGKARELALDALLASKDAAAPARC